One Tripterygium wilfordii isolate XIE 37 chromosome 10, ASM1340144v1, whole genome shotgun sequence DNA segment encodes these proteins:
- the LOC120008112 gene encoding photosystem II reaction center PSB28 protein, chloroplastic, whose amino-acid sequence MATLQSIALASPASHNSLQPRSFSGLTSSAAYRSVLSPFHGRSLHLTRPQLALRGRTLQKFSPISMMVKPTIQFVQGTDEQTVPDVRLTKSKDGTNGVAIFLFEQPSVFDASGNVGDITGFFMIDEEGVLQSTNVNAKFINGKPSGIEAKYIMRTPREWDRFMRFMERYANAKGLSFIKS is encoded by the exons ATGGCAACTCTGCAATCCATTGCATTGGCCTCTCCGGCCTCTCACAATTCTCTGCAACCACGCTCTTTCTCAG GCCTTACATCTTCGGCTGCTTATCGAAGTGTCTTATCCCCATTCCATGGCCGATCGTTGCACCTGACTCGTCCACAATTGGCCTTAAGAGGACGGACTTTGCAGAAATTCAGTCCCATTTCAATGATGGTCAAGCCAACTATTCAATTTGTCCAAGGAACTGATGAACAGACGGTACCAGATGTGAGGCTTACCAAATCTAAAGATGGTACAAATGGTGTggctatttttttgtttgagcagCCATCCGTTTTTGATGCTTCTGGTAATGTTGGTGATATCACGGGCTTTTTCATGATTGATGAGGAAGGAGTTCTTCAATCTACTAATGTTAATGCCAAATTTATCAATGGGAAACCTTCAGGGATTGAAGCAAAGTACATAATGCGAACCCCCCGAGAGTGGGACAGATTCATGAGATTCATGGAGAGGTATGCGAATGCAAAGGGCTTATCATTTATCAAAAGTTGA